One window from the genome of Saccharomyces mikatae IFO 1815 strain IFO1815 genome assembly, chromosome: 4 encodes:
- the SNQ2 gene encoding ATP-binding cassette transporter SNQ2 (similar to Saccharomyces cerevisiae SNQ2 (YDR011W); ancestral locus Anc_3.220), translated as MSSIKNTQNSSGNIVARSSSASIAASDESFSGVAHDKDKQNDTPADRLTKMLTGPVRDSASQISATVSDMSPDVVSKVESFADALSRHTTRSGAFNMDSGDDDGFDAHAIFESFVRDADEQGIHIRKAGVTIENVSAKGVDASALEGATFGNILCLPLTIFKGIKAKRHQKMRQIISNINALAEAGEMILVLGRPGAGCSSFLKVTAGEIDQFAGGVSGDITYDGIPQKEMMKRYKADVIYNGELDVHFPYLTVKQTLDFAIACKTPALRVNNVTKKEYISSRRDLYATIFGLRHTYNTKVGNDFVRGVSGGERKRVSIAEALAAKGSIYCWDNATRGLDASTALEYAKAIRIMTNLLKSTAFVTIYQASENIYETFDKVTVLYSGKQIYFGLINEAKPYFAKMGYLCPPRQATAEFLTALTDPNGFHLIKPGYEHKVPRTAEEFETYWLNSPEFAQMKNDITAYKERVNTEKTKEVYDESMAQEKSKYTRKKSYYTISYWEQVRLCTQRGFQRIYGNKSYTVINVCSAIIQSFITGSLFYNTPSSTSGAFSRGGVLYFALLYYSLMGLANISFEHRPILQKHKGYSLYHPSAEAIGSTLASFPFRMIGLTCFFIILFFLSGLHRTAGSFFTIYLFLTMCSEAINGLFEMVSSVCDTLSQANSISGILMMSISMYSTYMIQLPSMHPWFKWISYVLPIRYAFESMLNAEFHGRHMDCANTLVPSGGNYDNLSDDYKVCAFVGSKPGQSYVLGDDYLKNQFQYVYKHTWRNFGIMWCFLLGYIVLKVIFTEYKRPVKGGGDALIFKKGSKRFITPTDEESPENINDIDAKEQFSSESSGANNEVFDELEAKGVFIWKDVCFTIPYEGGKRMLLDNVSGYCIPGTMTALMGESGAGKTTLLNTLAQRNVGIITGDMLVNGRPIDASFERRTGYVQQQDIHIAELTVRESLQFSARMRRPQSLPDCEKMDYVEKIIRVLGMEEYAEALVGEVGCGLNVEQRKKLSIGVELVAKPDLLLFLDEPTSGLDSQSSWAIIQLLRKLSKAGQSILCTIHQPSATLFEEFDRLLLLRKGGQTVYFGDIGKNSATILQYFERNGARKCDSSENPAEYILEAIGAGATASVKENWHEKWLNSSEFQKTKYEVQNLINDLSKQETKSDFGDKPSKYATSYAYQFKYVLIRTSTSFWRSLNYIMSKLMLMLVGGLYIGFTFFNVGKSYVGLQNAMFAAFISIILSAPAMNQIQGRAIASRELFEVRESQSNMFHWSLVLITQYLSELPYHLFFSTIFFVSSYFPLRIFFEASRSAVYFLNYCIMFQLYYVGLGLLILYMSPNLPSANVILGLCLSFMLSFCGVTQPVSLMPGFWTFMWKASPYTYFVQNLVGIMLHKKPVVCKKKELNYFNPPNGSTCGEYMKPFLEKATGYIENPDATSDCAYCIYEVGDNYLSHISSKYSYLWRNFGIYWIYIFFNIIAMVCVYYIFHVRQSSILSPASILKNIKNIRKKKQ; from the coding sequence ATGAGTTCTATTAAAAACACTCAGAATAGCTCGGGTAATATCGTAGCGAGAAGCTCAAGCGCTTCAATTGCAGCTTCAGATGAGTCCTTTAGCGGTGTTGCTCATGACAAAGATAAGCAGAACGATACCCCGGCGGATCGATTAACTAAAATGCTGACGGGACCTGTGAGGGACTCTGCGAGTCAGATTAGCGCCACTGTGTCTGATATGTCACCCGATGTCGTATCAAAAGTGGAATCTTTTGCAGATGCGCTATCCCGTCATACTACAAGAAGTGGGGCCTTTAACATGGATtctggtgatgatgatggatTCGACGCTCACgccatttttgaaagttttgtCAGAGACGCTGATGAACAAGGAATTCATATCCGTAAAGCTGGCGTCACTATAGAGAACGTGAGCGCCAAAGGTGTTGATGCAAGTGCCCTAGAGGGTGCCACCTTTGGTAACATACTGTGTTTACCATTAACCATTTTTAAAGGTATCAAGGCTAAGAgacatcaaaaaatgagGCAGATCATAAGCAACATTAATGCTCTAGCAGAAGCAGGTGAGATGATCTTGGTTCTTGGACGGCCTGGTGCTGGTTGTTCCTCTTTTTTAAAAGTAACAGCAGGTGAAATAGATCAATTTGCCGGCGGCGTTTCCGGTGATATAACATATGATGGTATACCTCAGAAGGAGATGATGAAACGATATAAGGCGGATGTTATTTACAATGGTGAGTTGGATGTCCATTTCCCTTACTTAACGGTTAAACAAACTTTGGATTTCGCTATTGCCTGCAAAACGCCTGCTTTAAGAGTCAATAATGttacaaaaaaagagtacATTAGTTCTAGAAGAGACTTATATGCGACGATTTTCGGTCTAAGGCATACTTATAATACTAAAGTTGGTAACGATTTTGTTAGGGGTGTATCTGGAGGTGAACGTAAGCGTGTTTCCATTGCCGAAGCCTTAGCTGCCAAGggttccatttattgttgGGATAACGCCACAAGGGGTCTAGATGCATCCACGGCTTTAGAATATGCCAAAGCTATCCGTATTATGACCAATTTATTGAAATCCACTGCCTTTGTAACAATTTATCAAGCAAGTGAAAACATTTACGAAACTTTTGACAAAGTCACTGTTCTTTACTCTGGCAAACAAATATATTTTGGTTTGATTAATGAAGCAAAACCATACTTCGCAAAAATGGGTTACTTGTGTCCTCCAAGGCAAGCAACTGCTGAATTTTTGACTGCACTAACAGATCCAAATGGGTTCCACTTAATCAAGCCAGGTTATGAACATAAAGTACCAAGAACCGCTGAAGAATTCGAAACTTACTGGTTAAATTCCCCAGAATTTGCCCAAATGAAGAATGATATTACCGCttataaagaaagagtTAATACCGAAAAGACAAAGGAAGTTTACGACGAATCAATGGCCCAAGAGAAATCTAAatatacaagaaaaaaatcttacTATACCATTTCATATTGGGAACAGGTCAGACTCTGTACTCAACGTGgatttcaaagaatctACGGTAACAAGAGTTATACGGTCATCAATGTTTGCTCTGCCATTATTCAATCTTTTATTACCGGATCTTTATTTTACAATACCCCTTCATCTACTTCTGGTGCTTTCTCAAGAGGCGGTGTTCTGTATTTTGCGCTGTTATATTATTCTTTAATGGGGCTGgcaaatatttcttttgaacaCAGACCAATCTTGCAAAAGCATAAGGGTTATTCTTTGTATCATCCTTCAGCCGAAGCCATTGGTTCCACTCTAGCATCTTTTCCCTTCAGAATGATTGGTTTGACATgcttctttatcattttattcttcttatcTGGGTTGCACAGGACAGCGGGATCATTTTTCACCATCTACCTGTTCTTAACTATGTGCTCAGAGGCGATTAACGGTTTATTTGAAATGGTTTCTTCCGTGTGTGATACCCTTTCCCAGGCTAATTCTATTTCTGGTATTTTGATGATGTCCATATCAATGTATTCTACGTATATGATTCAATTACCTTCGATGCATCCTTGGTTTAAATGGATATCGTACGTGCTACCTATCAGATATGCTTTCGAGTCCATGTTAAATGCGGAGTTCCATGGGAGACATATGGATTGTGCTAACACTCTAGTACCCAGTGGAGGGAACTATGACAATCTATCTGATGATTACAAAGTCTGTGCTTTTGTTGGTTCAAAACCCGGTCAGTCTTATGTGCTTGGTGATGACTACCTGAAGAATCAATTCCAGTATGTGTATAAGCACACTTGGAGAAACTTCGGTATCATGTGGTGCTTTTTACTAGGTTATATTGTTCTAAAAGTTATATTCACAGAATATAAGAGGCCTGTAAAAGGTGGTGGTGATGCCCTTATCTTCAAAAAGGGATCAAAAAGATTTATCACACCTACAGATGAGGAATCGccagaaaatatcaatgataTAGATGCTAAAGAACAATTTTCCAGTGAAAGTAGTGGCGCTAATAACGAAGTGTTTGACGAGTTAGAGGCCAAGGGGGTTTTTATATGGAAGGACGTGTGCTTTACTATCCCATATGAAGGCGGTAAGAGAATGCTTTTGGATAATGTTTCAGGTTACTGTATTCCAGGTACTATGACCGCGTTGATGGGCGAGTCAGGCGCTGGTAAAACAACTTTGTTGAACACTCTCGCTCAAAGGAACGTCGGCATTATAACGGGTGACATGCTTGTCAATGGTCGTCCTATCGATGCAAGTTTCGAAAGACGTACAGGTTATGTTCAGCAACAGGATATTCACATTGCTGAGCTGACTGTTAGGGAATCACTACAGTTTTCTGCCCGTATGCGTCGTCCACAAAGTTTACCTGATTGTGAAAAAATGGATTACGTAGAAAAGATTATTAGAGTTTTAGGGATGGAAGAGTATGCCGAAGCTCTTGTTGGTGAGGTAGGCTGTGGTTTGAACGTTGAacagagaaagaaattatctATTGGTGTTGAGTTAGTTGCTAAACCAGATTTACTATTATTCCTGGATGAACCTACATCAGGTTTAGATTCTCAATCTTCATGGGCTATTATTCAATtattaagaaaattatcaaaagcTGGTCAGTCTATTCTTTGTACAATTCATCAACCTTCGGCTACTTTATTTGAAGAGTTTGACAGATTACTACTTTTAAGAAAAGGTGGGCAAACTGTTTACTTTGGTGATATCGGTAAAAATTCTGCCACCATTCTgcaatattttgaaagaaatgggGCAAGAAAATGTGATTCTAGTGAGAATCCTGCTGAGTATATCTTAGAGGCTATTGGTGCTGGCGCTACTGCATCCGTTAAAGAAAACTGGCATGAAAAGTGGTTGAACTCTTCCGAGtttcaaaaaacaaaatacgAAGTACAGAATTTAATTAATGATCTATCGAAACAAGAAACTAAGTCTGATTTTGGAGATAAACCCTCCAAATATGCTACATCTTATGCTTATCAGTTCAAGTATGTTTTAATCAGAACTTCTACTTCATTTTGGAGAAGTTTGAATTACATTATGTCGAAGTTGATGCTAATGCTGGTCGGTGGTTTATATATCGGTTtcacatttttcaatgttggTAAAAGTTATGTTGGTCTACAAAATGCGATGTTCGCAGCGTTTATCTCCATTATTTTGTCTGCTCCTGCAATGAATCAAATTCAAGGCCGGGCGATTGCTTCTAGGGAACTTTTCGAAGTCAGAGAATCTCAGTCTAATATGTTCCATTGGTCACTTGTATTGATTACTCAGTATTTGAGCGAACTTCCATACCACTTATTTTTCTCGacaattttctttgtctcTTCATATTTTCCATTGAGAATTTTCTTCGAAGCTTCAAGATCTGCGGTATACTTTTTGAACTACTGTATTATGTTCCAGTTATACTACGTGGGCCTTGGTTTACTGATCTTATATATGTCACCAAACCTACCATCCGCCAATGTCATCTTAGGTTTATGCTTGTCCTTTATGCTTTCATTCTGTGGTGTTACACAACCTGTCTCATTGATGCCTGGCTTTTGGACCTTCATGTGGAAGGCCTCACCATACACCTACTTTGTTCAGAACCTGGTCGGCATCATGTTACACAAAAAACCAGTCGTatgcaaaaagaaagaattaaacTACTTCAACCCACCAAATGGTTCAACATGTGGTGAATACATGAAGCCATTTCTAGAAAAAGCTACCGGTTATATTGAAAACCCTGACGCTACTTCCGATTGTGCATACTGCATTTATGAAGTTGGTGATAATTATTTGTCGCATATCAGCTCTAAGTATAGCTACTTATGGAGAAATTTTGGAATATATTGGATttacattttcttcaatatcatcgCCATGGTTTGCGTGTACTATATCTTCCATGTAAGACAATCTTCCATCCTAAGCCCGGCATCTATTCTgaagaatatcaaaaacatacggaaaaagaagcaatAA
- the RAD61 gene encoding Rad61p (similar to Saccharomyces cerevisiae RAD61 (YDR014W); ancestral locus Anc_3.235) has protein sequence MRAYGKRGPVFRSSFMSNRRSSSSFSVEFSDDDVNSIIPDISCTISSSISDNPIEELMDEQAIAGDDAPSLDSINGEVLSPPNLKEKNSNVRLINSGDTSEAFMRKEKLSAFDFLDGSKTSKRKRRRTYQRHDINVSSSIESNIQDEDNILLQNESETIKQIYNDINEFILNLPKADEDVLNKMFENEVKKDNDEEDDNTRTSKDKKYGKFRTILLNKNKAEEIVEEEEEQGINAVSISNAHSGNAEKEGLTSTNHYNELKNMGDTIKYQDDIEFFLSNHKNNHNDKFLINDHFKKLLNLSLMIINDGGFFQYSKRYFKKEIISLTFVQIQSDFPELMLLQGYLLYKLSESECDFPPNFESFSIELSRNESKVWKRNKNINKLSYLNFEYFLQKTQFRTGLYYSLSLWEMHRKLSMDITRRISILASNKDLFSQHVIAFIHLLEKMITDFNFGHTYFKHPDMLDGMIRNLNNQFKDMVGNNSLVKILILLTNMEGHDYSLWKDVNMIFKDSMNTILKSIYPLINAKVDNVLLHLGLCLNICGREDRGLKVDDEVWHNMKAVFLKMIRKSSEVENRLTQGLFYLNFAFVVNQRREHICLNPKDLNTLLVELEVFKSETSQFNEGISNKIEIALCYLKSIYKKENGTS, from the coding sequence ATGAGAGCATATGGAAAGAGGGGCCCAGTTTTCAGGTCCTCTTTCATGTCCAACAGAAGatcgtcatcatctttcAGTGTAGAATTTAGTGATGACGAtgtaaattctattattccAGATATAAGTTGTACCATTTCGAGCAGCATTTCCGATAATCCGATAGAAGAGTTAATGGACGAACAGGCGATTGCTGGGGATGACGCACCTTCACTCGATAGTATCAATGGGGAAGTGTTATCACCACCAAATTTAAAGGAGAAGAACTCAAATGTTAGACTTATAAATAGTGGTGATACATCTGAAGCGTTTatgagaaaagaaaaattgagtgcttttgattttctcgATGGTTCCAAGACatctaaaagaaaaagaagaaggacaTATCAAAGACATGACATAAACGTATCATCTTCGATCGAATCAAACATACAAGATGAAGACAATATTTTGTTACAGAATGAATCTGAAACAATAAAGCAGATATACAATGATATCAACGAATTCATATTGAACCTACCAAAGGCTGACGAAGATGTGTTGAACAAAATGTTCGAAAATGAAGTGAAGAAAGATAACGACGAAGAAGACGACAATACACGCACATCTAAAGACAAAAAGTATGGGAAATTCAGAACAATACTATTAAACAAGAATAAAGCAGAAGAAATAgtggaggaagaagaagaacaaggaATTAACGCGGTATCCATAAGTAACGCTCATAGTGGTAACgctgaaaaagaaggattAACTTCAACAAACCACTacaatgaattgaaaaatatggGAGACAcaataaaatatcaagaCGATATTGAGTTCTTTCTATCAAATCATAAGAATAATCACAATGATAAATTTCTAATAAATGACCACTTtaagaaacttttgaatcTATCTTTAATGATCATCAACGATGGGGGATTCTTCCagtattcaaaaagatacttcaaaaaggaaataattAGTCTTACTTTTGTTCAGATTCAATCAGATTTTCCTGAATTGATGTTATTGCAGGGTTATTTGCTATATAAACTTAGTGAATCTGAATGCGATTTCCCACCAAACTTTGAGAGTTTTTCTATTGAGTTAAGTCGAAATGAAAGTAAAGtatggaaaagaaataagaacatCAATAAACTCTCATACCTGAACTTTGaatactttcttcaaaagacCCAGTTCCGAACAGGACTTTACTATTCGTTATCACTCTGGGAAATGCATAGAAAACTATCGATGGATATAACTAGAAGAATATCCATTCTTGCTTCAAATAAGGACTTATTTAGTCAACATGTGATAGCTTTTATTCACCTGttagaaaaaatgataacAGATTTCAATTTTGGCCACACATATTTTAAACATCCTGATATGCTTGATGGAATGATTAGAAATTTGAATAACCAGTTCAAGGATATGGTAGGTAACAACTCATTAGTCAAGATTCTAATCTTGCTAACAAATATGGAAGGGCATGATTATTCACTATGGAAAGATGTAAATATGATATTCAAAGATTCGATGAACACAATTTTAAAGAGTATATATCCTTTGATTAATGCGAAAGTGGATAACGTTCTCTTGCATTTAGGACTCTGTCTCAACATTTGCGGTAGAGAAGATCGTGGTTTGAAGGTTGATGACGAAGTATGGCATAATATGAAAGCCGTATTTCTTAAAATGATCCGTAAAAGTTCTGAAGTTGAAAATAGACTGACCCAGGGTTTATTCTATTTAAATTTTGCATTTGTAGTTAACCAACGAAGAGAGCACATTTGTTTAAATCCAAAAGACCTCAACACATTACTAGTAGAATTAGAAGTATTCAAATCAGAAACCTCGCAATTCAATGAAGGaatttcaaacaaaatcGAAATTGCATTATGTTACTTAAAATCAAtctataaaaaagaaaacggCACCTCTTAA
- the GAL3 gene encoding transcriptional regulator GAL3 (similar to Saccharomyces cerevisiae GAL1 (YBR020W) and GAL3 (YDR009W); ancestral locus Anc_3.219) — MNTNVPVFSVSTKDLPRSFERKGTKIVDAFSNTYHVKPDFIARSPGRVNLIGEHIDYCDFSVLPLAIDVDMLCAVKIMDEKNPSITLTNADPRFPQRKFDLPLDGSYVAIDPSVSEWSNYFKCGLHVAHSYLKTIAPERFNNTPLVGAQIFCQSEVPTGGGLSSAFTCAVAMATIRANMGKNFSISKSDLTRITAVAEHYVGVNNGGMDQATSVYGEEDHALYVEFRPELKATPFKFPQLKSREISFVIANTLVKSNKFESAATNYNLRVIEVTVAANVLAAKYGVALPSHKDNSNSERGSLRDFMDAYYARYENQAQPWNGDIETGIERLIKMLKLVEESFLGKKNGFTVDAAATALNCSREEFTRDYLTGFPVRFQVLKLYQRAKHVYSESLRVLKAVKMMTSATFYTDEDFFTEFGRLMNESQVSCDKLYECSCAETNKLCSIALANGSFGSRLTGAGWGGCTVHLVPGGINGNVEQVRKALIEKFYNVRYPDLTDEELKGAIIVSKPALGCCLYEQ, encoded by the coding sequence ATGAATACAAACGTGCCGGTATTCAGTGTATCAACGAAGGATTTACCAAGATCCTTCGAACGCAAAGGTACAAAAATTGTAGATGCATTTTCCAATACATACCATGTCAAACCTGATTTTATCGCTAGGTCGCCCGGTAGAGTAAACTTAATTGGTGAGCATATAGATTATTGTGATTTCTCTGTTTTACCATTGGCCATCGATGTTGACATGCTTTGCGCAGTCAAAATTATGGACGAAAAAAATCCATCCATCACCTTAACAAATGCGGACCCTAGATTTCCTCAGCGAAAGTTTGATCTCCCTCTAGATGGTTCCTACGTGGCCATAGATCCTTCTGTATCAGAGTGGTCTAATTATTTTAAGTGCGGGCTACATGTGGCACATTCGTACTTGAAGACAATCGCCCCGGAGAGGTTCAATAATACACCCTTAGTTGGTGCACAAATCTTTTGCCAGAGTGAAGTTCCTACTGGCGGTGGCCTATCATCTGCATTTACTTGCGCAGTGGCAATGGCTACCATAAGAGCCAATATGGGGAAGAATTTTAGTATTTCTAAAAGTGATTTGACTCGTATCACAGCGGTTGCTGAACACTACGTTGGTGTTAACAATGGTGGTATGGATCAAGCAACTTCTGTTTATGGGGAAGAAGATCATGCACTGTATGTAGAGTTTAGGCCGGAACTAAAGGCTACACCTTTTAAGTTTCCTCAATTGAAAAGTCGTGAAATCAGTTTTGTCATTGCCAATACTCTTGTAAAATCTAATAAATTCGAAAGTGCCGCAACAAATTACAATTTAAGAGTGATAGAAGTGACAGTTGCTGCTAATGTGTTGGCTGCTAAATATGGTGTTGCCTTACCATCCCACAAGGACAATTCCAACTCAGAAAGGGGCAGTTTAAGAGACTTTATGGATGCTTACTACGCCAGATACGAAAACCAAGCCCAACCATGGAATGGCGATATCGAAACTGGTATTGAACGTTTAATTAAAATGTTAAAGTTGGTTGAAGAATCTTTTTTGGGCAAGAAAAACGGGTTCACTGTAGATGCTGCTGCTACAGCCTTGAACTGTTCACGTGAAGAGTTCACTAGGGACTACTTGACGGGATTTCCCGTCCGTTTCCAAGTCCTGAAACTATATCAAAGAGCTAAACACGTTTACTCTGAGTCATTGAGGGTCCTCAAGGCTGtgaagatgatgacaaGTGCGACGTTTTACACGGACGAGGATTTCTTTACTGAATTTGGTCGGCTAATGAATGAGTCCCAGGTTTCTTGTGACAAGCTTTATGAATGTTCGTGCGCAGAAACCAATAAATTATGCTCCATTGCCCTTGCTAATGGCTCTTTTGGCTCCCGCCTGACTGGTGCCGGTTGGGGTGGCTGCACAGTTCATCTTGTTCCTGGTGGCATTAATGGGAACGTGGAACAGGTGCGAAAGGCGCTAATAGAAAAGTTCTACAACGTCAGATACCCGGATCTCACcgatgaagaattaaaaGGCGCAATAATTGTTTCCAAGCCAGCTTTGGGTTGTTGTTTGTACGAACAGTGA
- the PSF1 gene encoding DNA replication protein PSF1 (similar to Saccharomyces cerevisiae PSF1 (YDR013W); ancestral locus Anc_3.234), with product MYGDLANKLVLEAKRTKKLYARNSQDVNLPMYHEDIIRNILKEISNLRKNTEYLKEQQQSGMLDDKVAKCQYFVTLLCMERNKRCLLAYQKLRTDILDFMAWNNNGLDLMSSITFSQQDTNDLSHQEQEYLKEYCDLITDLKSGVLADIDLSGSLVPPSDVFIDVRVLKDAGEIQTEYGVFNLIKDSQFFVRQSDVERLIQQGYLQKI from the coding sequence ATGTACGGGGATCTAGCTAACAAATTGGTATTAGAAGCTAAAAggacaaaaaaattatacgCAAGAAATAGTCAAGATGTTAATTTACCTATGTATCACGAAGATATAATACGAAATATtctaaaagaaatttcaaatctacGCAAAAATACAGAATACCTTAAAGAGCAGCAGCAATCAGGAATGCTGGATGATAAGGTGGCCAAATGTCAATATTTTGTAACATTACTATGTATGGAAAGGAACAAAAGATGTCTCTTGGCGTATCAAAAATTAAGAACAGATATACTAGATTTTATGGCTTGGAATAATAACGGTCTGGACTTAATGAGTAGTATAACGTTTAGTCAGCAGGATACGAATGACCTTTCTCATCAAGAGCAGGAATATCTAAAAGAATACTGCGATTTAATCACTGATTTAAAAAGTGGTGTCCTGGCAGATATTGATTTATCTGGCTCTTTAGTTCCTCCAAGCGATGTATTTATTGATGTCAGGGTGCTTAAAGACGCCGGTGAGATCCAAACTGAATATGGTGTGTTTAACCTCATTAAAGACtctcaattttttgtaagGCAGTCAGATGTAGAGCGGTTGATTCAGCAAGGTTATTTACagaaaatatga
- the RPL4B gene encoding 60S ribosomal protein uL4 (similar to Saccharomyces cerevisiae RPL4A (YBR031W) and RPL4B (YDR012W); ancestral locus Anc_3.232), producing MSRPQVTVHSLTGEATANALPLPAVFSAPIRPDIVHTVFTSVNKNKRQAYAVSEKAGHQTSAESWGTGRAVARIPRVGGGGTGRSGQGAFGNMCRGGRMFAPTKTWRKWNVKVNHNEKRYATASAIAATAVASLVLARGHRVEKIPEIPLVVSTDLESVQKTKEAVAALKAVGAHSDLLKVLKSKKLRAGKGKYRNRRWTQRRGPLVVYAEDNGIVKALRNVPGVETANVASLNLLQLAPGAHLGRFVIWTEAAFAKLDQVWGSETVASSKVGYTLPSHIISTSDVTRIINSSEIQSAVRPAGQATQKRTHVLKKNPLKNKQVLLRLNPYAKVFAAEKLGSKKAEKAGTKPASVFTETLKHD from the coding sequence ATGTCTCGTCCACAAGTTACTGTTCACTCTTTGACTGGTGAAGCCACTGCCAATGCCTTGCCATTGCCAGCTGTCTTCTCCGCTCCAATTCGTCCTGACATTGTTCACACCGTCTTCACCTCTGtgaacaagaacaagagaCAAGCTTACGCTGTTTCTGAAAAGGCTGGTCACCAAACCTCTGCCGAATCCTGGGGTACCGGTCGTGCCGTCGCTCGTATTCCAAGAgttggtggtggtggtacTGGTAGATCCGGTCAAGGTGCCTTCGGTAACATGTGTCGTGGTGGTCGTATGTTTGCTCCAACCAAGACCTGGAGAAAGTGGAACGTTAAGGTTAACCACAACGAAAAGCGTTATGCCACTGCTTCTGCTATTGCTGCTACTGCCGTTGCCTCTTTGGTTTTGGCCAGAGGTCACAGAGTCGAAAAGATTCCAGAAATTCCATTGGTTGTCTCCACTGACTTGGAATCTGTTCAAAAGACTAAGGAAGCAGTTGCTGCTTTGAAGGCTGTTGGTGCTCACTCCGACTTGTTGAAGGTCTTGAAGTCCAAGAAATTGAGAGCCGGTAAAGGTAAGTACAGAAACAGAAGATGGACTCAAAGAAGAGGTCCATTAGTCGTCTATGCTGAAGACAACGGTATTGTCAAGGCCTTGAGAAACGTTCCAGGTGTTGAAACCGCCAACGTTGCCTCTTTGAACTTGTTGCAATTGGCTCCAGGTGCTCACTTGGGTAGATTCGTCATCTGGACTGAAGCTGCCTTCGCCAAGTTGGACCAAGTCTGGGGTTCTGAAACCGTTGCCTCCTCCAAGGTTGGTTACACTTTGCCATCCCACATCATCTCCACTTCTGATGTCACCAGAATCATCAACTCTTCTGAAATCCAATCTGCTGTCAGACCAGCTGGCCAAGCTACTCAAAAGCGTACCCAcgttttgaagaagaacccATTGAAGAACAAGCAAGTCTTGTTGAGATTGAACCCTTACGCCAAGGTCTTTGCTGCTGAAAAGCTAGGTTCCAAGAAGGCTGAAAAGGCTGGTACTAAACCAGCTTCTGTCTTTACTGAAACTTTGAAGCACGATTAA